tttCATGCTGATTTGGGGACGTCCCTGTCCCTAGAGAGAAACACCACCCTGGACACGGTGCTGAGGAGCATCCTTGGGTCGGGGCtgtgggaattttttttttggggtctcACACCCGTCCatacagccctgcagacagctCTGCTGCGGCAGCACGTGGCTGGGAAGCCGGGAGCTTTTTCAGGGCAGCTCTGACCCTGCTCTTGGCCAGCTCTGGCGAGCGTGACCTCAGAGCGCCGCTTTCAGGGGTTATTAGCTGAGAGCTGGCAGCCAGCTGGGaaattatttgtgtgtgtgtgtgtttgagcagtctctggccagcagcacggCCTCTGGCTCTGCTCGGGGTGTAACCCGGgcgctgctgtgctgcttcccCTGGGCGCAGGCTGCAGGTTTGGCCGGGCTACTCGGTCAGCATCCGCCGGAGGGACGGCGGGCTCTTCCTCCAGGTGGACACGGTGCACAAGGTGATCCGCAGCGACTCCGTCCTGGcttccatgtaagaaaaaaaaaataaaaaacagagggggagggaaaaaaaacacattcccaGGAGCCACGAGCCCCCGGCTGGCTCCCCGTGGCTCGTTTCTGAGCGCACGGCACCggggctccttctcctccccgcCGCAGGCACGCCATCTACAAGCAGAACGCCGCTGGCTTCAAGGACGAGTGCACCAAGCAGCTGGTGGGCAGCATGGTCCTCACCCGCTACAACAACCGCACCTACCGCATCGACGACATCGACTGGGACAGGACCCCCCGGGACAGCTTCACGCTGGCCAGCGGCGAGGAGATCACCTTCGTGGACTACTACAGGTGGGGAGCCTCGGGATGCGCCGCCTTGgggtggcgaggtggttttcctGGGTTTGGTGAGCAgcaaggaaacttttttttattatttttattatttttggtgttttttcctttagcaAAACGTACGGGATCACGGTGAGGGAGCTGGACCAGCCGCTGCTCGTTCACAGACCCAAGGAGAAGAGGATGCCGGGGAGGAAGGTGAGCAGGGCACACGGGGAtttgggcagggagctgggaacGTGTCCCTGCCCCGTGGCACAGCCTGGCACTCTCCCACAGCCCCAGGTGGAGATGATCCTGCTGGTTCCAGAGCTCACCTTCCTGACCGGCGTCACGGAGATCAAGAAGGACACCCGGATGCTGAAGGTCAGCCTCGGGGAACGGGAATCGGACCCCGATCTCACACGGGGTGGTGGGCGCAGCGCCGTGACCCCCAGCTTTACCACCCCGTGCCCGCAGGACGTGATGCGTGAGATgctgcagagcccccagcagcactaCGAGtgcctctgcagcctcctgcgCCGCATCCAGGAGAGCCAGGAGGCCTCGCACGAGCTCATGCGCTGGGGTCTGGTCCTGGCCCAGGACATCCACAGGGTAAGGGCTTCCCCGCGGCCAGGGCGAGCGGCACGGTGCTGGGCACCCTCCGGAGCACCCCCCGGAGCTGCCCCCGTTGTTTTCTGCTCCCCCCCAGACCCAGGGACGCGTCCTGCCCACGGAGAGGATCAACCTGAGGCACAGCTCCTTCTTCCCCGCCGAGGACCTGAGCTGGAGCAAGGAGGTGTCTCGGGAGGCCTCCATCTCCACGGTGAGCGCACGCGCCCCGCGGAACAGCCCGGCTTTTGTtttgggagctgggctgggtccTCGTGGTGCTGGCACCCCGCTGCTCCCTGCTTGTCTGGACACGGCACCGCGTTCCAGCTGAAAACCTCGGCTTGTTTTCCTTGGCTTTGCCTCCTGgcctctttttttatttttttttttggaggaggttggatggagcagctgctctccctcctcctcctcctccttctcagCTGCAGGAGTGCCCAGGGGATgctctccccatccccaaatTCCCCGCGGGAGAGGCCAGGGCCACGTTTTGGGATCCCTGCCTCTCCTGTAGGTTGCCATGAACTACTGGCTGCTCGTCTACCCGCGGCGCCTGCAGGACCTGATGAAGGAGCTGGTGGCTGCCATGAAAAGCGTCTGCGGCCCCATCGGCATGCATGTCAACGCCCCAGCCCTGGTGGAGCTGAAGGACGACCGCATCGAGACCTACGTCAGGACCATCCGAGGCCTTTTGGGCAGCGAGGTGGGACCGGGGGGGATCCTCCAAGGGTTGGGGAGCCCCTGGAAGaagggggggtccctggggggtgGTGCTCAGGGCGCTCCCTGCGCTGTGCCCCGCTGCAGGACAaggtgcagctgctgctctgcatcaCCAGCAAGAGCAAGGAGGATTTGTACAGCGCCATCAAGAAGCTGTGCTGCGTGCAGACCCCGGTGCCCTCGCAGGTGGGTGCAGGACgaagcagccccagcccccgggGTGGCTCCTccaacctctttttttctttttttttccccccctttcctcctctttttgcaGGTCATCAACGTGCAGTCCCTGACGGGCCAATCCAGCAAGCTGAGGAGCATCGTCCAGAAAGTTTTGCTGCAGATCAACTGCAAGCTGGGGGGCGAGCTCTGGGGGATCGACGTCCCCCTGGTGAGGCGCAcggcggtgccggggggggaCCCTGGGTGTGCGTGGGGAGCGTGCAAGAGGCGTGCAGGCAGCGGGGCCGTGCGCCTGGGCTGTGTTTCGCCTGCCTGGCACGTGCGTGCACAGCAGCTCCCTTGTTCCCTGGAGTGAAAGGGGCATTCAGGCCCTCCCCGATGCCTTTGTGTAGGGCGAGGGGATGGGATTCCCTCGGGGAACGCGGATAAACCATCCACGGAGCTGGCCTGGCGCGTTTTGTGCATTCAGCTTGGGGTTGGAGCTCAGGCAGACACCAAAAGCGAGGCGCAGTGCTTGtacctgacttttttttttaatattttccccCCCCAGAAGCAGCTGATGGTCATCGGGATGGACGTCAGCCACGGCAGGGGGACGCGCTCCGTCATCGGCTTCGTCGCCAGCGTCAACCAGTACGTGGTGCCCTCACCCCATcacctcttttccttccctggagggggggaaaaaataaatagcgtGGCACCGGCGGTGCCAAATCCCTCGGCACTGGATCAGGCTGGGGAAAAAAGGCTCCGTGCCCCCGTGCCGGGCTGGGTGGTGGCACAACCGCCCCAAATTTTGGCTCGCTGCCCGCAGGGTCCTGACCAAGTGGTACTCGAGGGTGGTTTTCCAGATGCCCCAGCAGGAGATCGCCGACAGCCTGCGGCTCTGCCTGGCCGATGCCCTGCAGTGCTTCCACGAGGTGAGGGCTCCCCAAAAACCCTCGAGGATTTCGGTGCCAAAACGCCCCAAATTGTCCAACTGGAATTCATGTGAGCGAGCAAACAGCCTCGGGGCAGCCTTTGGACTGGAGGTGACCTCTGCAGGAGGCTCGCCTTATCTCGGGGCCGCGCGGACCTGCCCACGGGATCGCTTTGCACCGGGGCGAGTGCCACGTTGGTGCTTTGGTGCTGAGCCACCGAGCCCCGTCCTGGTCCCCAGGGGGGGGCAAACGGGGGAATCAGAGCAGCTCCCGGGGCTGCGTGGTGGGCAGGGGGGGTTTGGTAGCCGGGCTCTGCCTGCTCTTGGTGTTTAATGTCCCTCTGTAAGTGCTGGAGAAAAACCCCAAAGTTGAGGTTGCTGCGCGTGGGCAGTGCTGGTGCAGGCGGTGCGTCTTTCTGCCCCGCAAACCTGTCCAAAATCTGCTAGGAAATGGGGGAAATCTGCTTGGAAATGGGGAAAGAATGGGGAAATCTGCTTGGAAATGGGGGAAATCTGCCTGGAAATGGGGAAGTCTGCTTGGAAGTGGGGGAAATCTGGAAATGGGGAAAGGAATGGGGGAAATCTGCTAGGAAATGGGGAAATCTGTTTGGGAATGAGGGAAGTCTGCTTGGGAATGGGGGAAATCTAGTAGGAaatgggggaaagaaatggggaaaGTCTGCGTGGAAATGAGGAAAGGAATGGGGGAAGACTGCTAGGAaatggggaaagaaatgggggaaATCTCCTCAGAAATGGGGTTGCCAAGGCCGAATGCTGCTGGTGCTCCTCACCCAGGTCGAGGGCGATGGGTGGAACTGGCAGGGTGGCAGAAATTCGTCCTCCTGGGGGCCGGTTGGGCGTCAAGCACCCAATTTTTGGCTGGATTTacgcctgcccctgctccacctGGTTCTGGGGGCGATGCGGTgacccctgcacccccccctcAGATGAACCACTGCCTGCCCAAGAAGATCGTGGTGTACCGGGACGGCGTCTCGGACGGGCAGCTGGACACGGTGGTGAAATACGAGATCCCCCAGCTGCAGAAATGCTTCGACACCTTTGAGAATTACCAGCCCagcatggtggtggtggtggtgcagaAGCAAATCAGCACCAACTTCTACACCGACACCTCGGAGAGGCTGGCGTGCCCCCCGGCGGGGACGGTCATCGACCACACCATCACCAGTACGGAGTGGTGAGTACTGGGAGGGCCGTGCTGGGCGTTTTGGGGTGGTTCTGCCTCtcacagacctttttttttatttttttatttttattttttttatttttctccccttgcAGGCAGGATTTCTACCTGCTGGCTCACCGCGCCCGCCAGGGCTGCAGCGTCCCCACGCGCTACGTCTGCGTGCTCAACACGGCCAACCTCAGCCCCGAGCACCTGCAGAGGTAAGGACGGGCTTCCCGCAGCCAAAACCAAGgagattttggggaaaaaatcctGTGGGAAGGCAGCGAGGgcctggctggggctgctctttATGCCATTTGGTGCGATGAGCAGCgagggggtgaggaggaggattGGAGCCGTTTTGTTTCACCTCTGGGCAAGAAATGGGTTATAAATGGGGGTAAAAACCTGCCTGGGGTGGCGTTGGGAGGGAGCTGCCGTGGGTTCAGAAGTGCCCAAGCAGCAGGCGTGTAATTAACGCAatcaggagctggcagagccCGACCTCGCACCCGTGCGCTCGGGCGAAACGGCGCGGAGCGGCCACCCGGCACGGCTTGGCGGCACCCCTCCTTGCCTCTTGGTGCAGGGCtgcttttgggggaaaaaaggggaaaaaaagggaaaaaaaaaaaaataaacaagcaccGACGCATCCTCCTTGCCCTCCCCAGGCTGACCTTCAAGCTGTGTCACCTCTACTGGAACTGGCCGGGCACCATCCGCGTGCCGGCGCCCTGCAAGTACGCGCACAAGCTGGCGTTCCTGGCGGGGCAGGTGCTGCACCACGAGCCGGCCCCCCAGCTCTGCGACAGGCTCTTCTTCCTCTGAGCCCCCCCTCCGACCCCAAAAGGGGCTTCAGggtttggttttggggtggttttgtgtttttttttccccgcgCTGCTGATTTTGTCCGTTCCTTTCCGTCGTTGCGCTCACGGCGCTCGTTTTGGGGGAGCTTcttgttttggggtgaaaaagggGGGTTTTGGGCCACGGAGAGGCTCCAGACTCCGCTCTGCTTTCAGCCTtactggggagcactgggacaaACCACCCCATGCCCAGTTTGGTGCTGGGCACCAACCCCCAACCTCCATTTATTTCCGTCggctcctgcctgtgccccctgaagcagctgctgctttttaatatttttcccaatttctttatttttttccttctttttgctcCTCTTTAACAAATCCCGTTCCAGTTCAGCTGCTTAATGTCCCCcctatttaattaattaatttatttattttgtttatcgTAATTATTTTAGTCTGTACCCAAAATTTCAGCCACTGGGCTGCTAGGAGAGCCCCCAAAAAtatccccaaaaccccaaatttgAGCATTTCAGCTCTTCCAGCCCCTCCCTTCCCGTGGCAGGAGCCCTTTGAGCCTGAATTtgttgggaccccccccaaaaaaccctccGAATTTCACCCTGAGCCTGCCTGACCGCCCCCCCCTTGAGCAAACAGGGGCAGGATGAGAGCAGGCaccagccccccctcccccagccttCGTTCAGAgtttggaaaagagaaaaaaggaaaaaaaaaaaagaaagaaaaaaaaaaaaagctatttatttttcctttttttggctGTAATTGCAGGTTTCCCTTCAATAAAGCTGTTCCTGGCAGCACCTCGGTGTCGggatctgggggggggcacggaggggCGCAGCGCCGTCACCTCTCCAAAGGGGGATCCCCGCCCTCCTCCTGGCcaggggattttggggacaaACCCACCGATTTGGGGACAAACCCACcgatttggggacactttggggaccgTGCCAGCACCCCCTGGGGCCGCTTGTTTGCGCTCCATCCCTTCCCAAAACCCTTTGAGCAAATATTTAGGCTCTGGGCGAGTGCTGGCGGTGCCTGGGGGaaccaacctttttttttttttggggtgggggctcGGGGtaggtgccccccccccggtcctgCCCCGTGTTTTTTTTTCCGCTTCGTTAATGATTTATCCTCATTCCCGGACTTTGGCAGCCCGGGCAGGCGGCAGCTGGTGCGTGGcggggttttattttatttttttggggggggtgaaTGGGTGTGTGGGACCCCCCCCTTTGTCCCCCAGCTGTAATAGGGGGGCTGCCCCCCATCCCCCCGGAGCCTCCCGGCCTTAAATTATAACCCGCTGGCTTTAATGAAGCGGCGTTAATTAGTGCTGGGAGCTGAAAGGCTCCCTTGtcctggctggggggggggggaaaggggggggcgaggggccgctgccccttttttggggggggtcaatggGGTGCCCCATGCCCCCAGGGGATGTTTTTTAGGGTCTGGGGGGTGTCCTgcccttttttttgggggggttattgggatttgggggtgtcctgccctttttttgggggggtcgtTGGGGTGCCCCATATCCCCAGGGGATGTTtattggggtttgggggtgtcCCCTCCCTTTTGGGGGGTGTCATTGGGgtgtcccatgtccccagggcATATtttttggggtcgggggggtgCCCTGATACTTTTTGGGGGGGTCAGTGGGGTACTCTATGCCCTAGGGGCTGCTTAAAAGGGTCGGGGGGGGGCCCTTGCCCATTCTGGGGGGGGGTCATTGGGGTGCCCTGTACCCCCAGGGGATGTTTAttggggtctgggggtgtcCTGCcccttttgggggggggtcagtgGGGTACCCAATGCCCTAGGGGCTGCTTGGgaggggggttctggggggcgCCCTACCCGTTTTTGGGGGGCCTGGGGGTGCCCAGcccattttggggtggtttAGGGGTGCTTTGTCCCTTCTGGGGGGGGTCAACGGGGTACCCTgccccttattttttttttggggggggtctgggggtgcccAACCCCTTTTGGGGGTGCTCAATGGGGTCCCCCATATCCCCAAGGGATGCTGAGGGGGGGTGCGCCctgcccccttttttttgggggggggtcaatgGGGGTACCCAGccccttttttttggggggggtccccatcaCATGTGGGGGGGTCAGCAGGGGGGGTCCGCGCCCCCCAGGGTTATGGGGCCGGGGGATGCTCCGCGCCCACCCCCACCGGTGCCACGTGttgtgggggggggaaatgggatcgggggggggaaattgggaccgggggggggggggcagggggcgggACAAGGGGCGGGGATTGGG
This genomic stretch from Anas platyrhynchos isolate ZD024472 breed Pekin duck chromosome 23, IASCAAS_PekinDuck_T2T, whole genome shotgun sequence harbors:
- the PIWIL2 gene encoding piwi-like protein 2 isoform X1, which produces MEPPPPPFSRPPGRMRGTPALSPSWARGQPGLGSPRSPGRPRSPSSLPGEPPVPSASAVPPVSLSSLFWSLGFGTEPSPSLEPGGSPLGRGAASAVKAAEDSPVRPSPAVGAGDGELVLPTRSRILYRGRGDAPPAAPPGRATPLLLAKPSLGPPGPLSSPEPPPATSRQTPGAKPAARGTAVPVGLNSVRIHCQNEAVYQYHVTFSPGRGQRVRKEAGEGEQRLGGAVLPPRVRSPEVECRSARFGMLKEQRSVTGDVTAFDGSILFLPILLPQPVSLKAQRRVDGEEVSVTIQLTKVLEPSSDLCIPFYNVVFRRVMRILDMKLVGRNFFDPSQASMLQHYRLQVWPGYSVSIRRRDGGLFLQVDTVHKVIRSDSVLASMHAIYKQNAAGFKDECTKQLVGSMVLTRYNNRTYRIDDIDWDRTPRDSFTLASGEEITFVDYYSKTYGITVRELDQPLLVHRPKEKRMPGRKPQVEMILLVPELTFLTGVTEIKKDTRMLKDVMREMLQSPQQHYECLCSLLRRIQESQEASHELMRWGLVLAQDIHRTQGRVLPTERINLRHSSFFPAEDLSWSKEVSREASISTVAMNYWLLVYPRRLQDLMKELVAAMKSVCGPIGMHVNAPALVELKDDRIETYVRTIRGLLGSEDKVQLLLCITSKSKEDLYSAIKKLCCVQTPVPSQVINVQSLTGQSSKLRSIVQKVLLQINCKLGGELWGIDVPLKQLMVIGMDVSHGRGTRSVIGFVASVNQVLTKWYSRVVFQMPQQEIADSLRLCLADALQCFHEMNHCLPKKIVVYRDGVSDGQLDTVVKYEIPQLQKCFDTFENYQPSMVVVVVQKQISTNFYTDTSERLACPPAGTVIDHTITSTEWQDFYLLAHRARQGCSVPTRYVCVLNTANLSPEHLQRLTFKLCHLYWNWPGTIRVPAPCKYAHKLAFLAGQVLHHEPAPQLCDRLFFL
- the PIWIL2 gene encoding piwi-like protein 2 isoform X2, with the translated sequence MEPPPPPFSRPPGRMRGTPALSPSWARGQPGLGSPRSPGRPRSPSSLPGEPPVPSASAVPPVSLSSLFWSLGFGTEPSPSLEPGGSPLGRGAASAVKAAEDSPVRPSPAVGAGDGELVLPTRSRILYRGRGDAPPAAPPGRATPLLLAKPSLGPPGPLSSPEPPPATSRQTPGAKPAARGTAVPVGLNSVRIHCQNEAVYQYHVTFSPEVECRSARFGMLKEQRSVTGDVTAFDGSILFLPILLPQPVSLKAQRRVDGEEVSVTIQLTKVLEPSSDLCIPFYNVVFRRVMRILDMKLVGRNFFDPSQASMLQHYRLQVWPGYSVSIRRRDGGLFLQVDTVHKVIRSDSVLASMHAIYKQNAAGFKDECTKQLVGSMVLTRYNNRTYRIDDIDWDRTPRDSFTLASGEEITFVDYYSKTYGITVRELDQPLLVHRPKEKRMPGRKPQVEMILLVPELTFLTGVTEIKKDTRMLKDVMREMLQSPQQHYECLCSLLRRIQESQEASHELMRWGLVLAQDIHRTQGRVLPTERINLRHSSFFPAEDLSWSKEVSREASISTVAMNYWLLVYPRRLQDLMKELVAAMKSVCGPIGMHVNAPALVELKDDRIETYVRTIRGLLGSEDKVQLLLCITSKSKEDLYSAIKKLCCVQTPVPSQVINVQSLTGQSSKLRSIVQKVLLQINCKLGGELWGIDVPLKQLMVIGMDVSHGRGTRSVIGFVASVNQVLTKWYSRVVFQMPQQEIADSLRLCLADALQCFHEMNHCLPKKIVVYRDGVSDGQLDTVVKYEIPQLQKCFDTFENYQPSMVVVVVQKQISTNFYTDTSERLACPPAGTVIDHTITSTEWQDFYLLAHRARQGCSVPTRYVCVLNTANLSPEHLQRLTFKLCHLYWNWPGTIRVPAPCKYAHKLAFLAGQVLHHEPAPQLCDRLFFL